A single region of the Sorghum bicolor cultivar BTx623 chromosome 9, Sorghum_bicolor_NCBIv3, whole genome shotgun sequence genome encodes:
- the LOC8075985 gene encoding translocator protein homolog yields MAAAAHEGMTHRVATSRNDGGGSDAAAVSGPNKKPGGGGGGGGGGRVSSSSSSSSRRGLRSLAAAVSLSAALTALSFFFAAGGGHSSSSPPSASTTTVAMVRAGSVASEAVLALAAWMAWAEGGVHARPAATLLPYAAQLGAALAWAPLVLGQGHAAAPRAGLACCAAMAAAAVACARGFGAVNPVAGDLAKPAVAWAVILAVVNYKML; encoded by the coding sequence ATGGCGGCCGCCGCGCACGAAGGCATGACCCACCGCGTGGCCACAAGCAggaacgacggcggcggcagtgACGCCGCGGCGGTCTCGGGTCCTAACAAGAAgcccggcggtggcggtggcggtggcggtggcggccgcgtcagcagcagcagcagcagcagcagcaggcgaggGCTCCGCTCGCTCGCCGCCGCGGTATCCCTCTCGGCGGCGCTGACGGCGCTGTCCTTCTTCTTCGCCGCGGGCGGCGGGCACTCCTCGTCCTCGCCGCCTTCGGCGTCGACGACGACGGTGGCGATGGTGCGTGCGGGGTCGGTGGCGTCGGAGGCGGTGCTGGCGCTGGCGGCGTGGATGGCGTGGGCGGAGGGCGGGGTGCACGCGCGGCCGGCCGCCACGCTGCTCCCCTACGCCGCGCAGCTGGGCGCGGCCCTGGCGTGGGCGCCGCTCGTGCTGGGCCAGGGCCACGCCGCGGCGCCGCGCGCCGGACTCGCCTGCtgcgccgccatggccgcggccgCCGTGGCGTGCGCGCGCGGGTTCGGCGCCGTTAACCCCGTCGCTGGCGACCTCGCCAAGCCCGCCGTCGCATGGGCCGTCATCCTCGCCGTCGTCAACTACAAGATGCTCTGA